The genomic region ACAGGCGGTAGGGCTGCCGCAGCGTCATGACGGGAACAAAGGCCTCCGGCGCACGCCGGGTGCGCCGGAAGCGCGGACGATCAGCCCAGCAGATCCTCGATGGCGCCGCGCTCCTCGCGCAGCTCGGTCTCGGTCTCGGTCATGCGGCCGCGCGAGAACTCGTCCACCGGCAGATCCTGCACGATCGCGTAGTCGCCGCCCTCGCAGAGCACCGGGTAGGAATAGACCACGCCGGGCGCGATGCCGTACGAGCCGTCCGACGGAATGCCCATGCTCACCCACTTGCCGTTCGAGCCCAGCGCCCAGTCGCGCATGTGGTCGATCGCCGCCGAGGCTGCCGACGCCGCCGAGCTGGCACCGCGCGCCTTGATGATGGCGGCGCCGCGCTGCTGCACGGTGGGGATGAAGTCGGACTCGATCCAGTTCTGGTCGACCAGGTTCTTGGCGGCCTTGCCGTCGATCGTGCAGTGCGAGATGTCCGGGTACTGCGTGGAGCTGTGGTTGCCCCACACGATCAGCTTCTCGATGTCGTTGACGTGCGAGCCGGTCTTGTTGGCGAGCTGCGACGCCGCGCGGTTGTGATCGAGGCGCATCATCGCGGTGATCTGGCGCGGGTCGATCTTGGGCGCGTTGCTGGCGGTGATCAGCGCGTTGGTGTTGGCCGGGTTGCCGACCACCAGCACGCGCACGTCGCTGCGCGCGTTGTCGGACAGCGCCTTGCCCTGCACCGAGAAGATCTTGGCGTTGGCCTGCAGCAGATCCTTGCGCTCCATGCCCGGGCCGCGCGGGCGCGCGCCGACGAGCAGCGCGTAGGAAATGTCCGAGAACGCCTCGTTGGGGTCGGACGACGCGGTGATGCCCTGCACCAGCGGGAAGGCGCAGTCCTCGACCTCCATCACCGTGCCGCGGAGCTTCTCCATGGCATCGGGAATGTCGAGCAGCTGCAGGATGACCGGCTGGTCCTTGCCGAGCATGTCGCCCGAGGCGATGCGGAAGATGAGCGAATAGGCGATCTGCCCGGCGGCGCCGGTGATCGCGATGCGAACGGGGTCAGCCATGGTCTACGAGCTCCAGAATCCGGTGAATGGCACGTGAATAAAGCCTTCGGCGCGCGCAATTATGCCCCAAGCCCGGAAATCGACCCGTTCGCGCGGGAGCGGGATCGCTATCCCTGCAGGCGCAGCACGCGGTCGGGGGCCACCATGGTCACCCCGCGCAGTGCCAGCCAGCCCATCGCGCCCACCAGCAGACCGCCGCCCAGCGGCCCGGCCAGCCACGGCCACAGCGGCATGGCGAAGGGCATGTCGAACACGCGCGCGGCCAGCTGCCAGGCCACCAGCTGCGCGATGGCGGTGGCGATCGCACCGGCGGTGGCGCCCAGCACGCCGTACTCCACCAGCAGCGTGCGCGCCACGAAGTGCCGGCGCGCGCCCAGTGCGCGCAGCAGTGCCACCTCCTGCTCGCGCTCGGTGCGCGAGGTCTCGATGGCGGCGAGCAGCACCAGCACGCCGGCGGCGAGCGCGAAGGCCAGCAGGAAGGCCAGCGCCTGCACGATGCGGTCGATGACCGCGCGCACCTGCTCCAGCAATGCATCGATGTCTATCGGCGTGACGTTCGGGAAACGCTCCACCAGCGCCCGCAGAAGCGCGCCGCGTTCCCCGGACAGGTGGAAACTGGTCAGCCAGCTCACCGGCACGCGCTCGGGATCGAGCGCGCCGGGCGTGGTCATCAGGAAGAAGTTGGGTCGAAAGCTGTCCCACTGGACCTCGCGCAGATTCGCCACCGTGAAGGTGATGTCGCGGCCGGCGAAGCGCAGCGTCATGGTGTCGCCGATGGCGACATCGAGCCGCTCCACGGCGTAGTCGTCGGCCGACAGCAGCGGCTCGCCGTGCGCGTCGTCGCGCCACCACTGCCCGTCGGTGAGCCGGTTGTCGGGTGGCAGCGCGGCGCTCCACGACAGGTTGAAGTCGCGGTTGATCCAGCGCTGCGTTTCCGGATCGTCGAAGTCGTCGACGCTGACCTGCTCGCCGCGCAGTCCCACCAGCCGGCCGCGCGCCATCGGCCACAGCCGCACGTCGGCAAGGCCGCGGTCGGCGAGGAAGTCGGCGAGCGCATCGCGCTGCGCGTGTTGCACGTTGACCAGGAAGATGTTGGGGGTGCCGGCCGGCAGGCTCGCCCGCCACTGGCTCAGCATCTCGCCGCGCACGATCGCCATCAGCAGCAGCGCGAGCAGCACCAGGCCCAGGGCCGATGCAAGTCCGGCGGAAGCCCGCCGCCGGCGCGCCAGGTTGGCCAGCCCCAGCCGCCATGCCGCGCCCGCGGCGCCGCTGCGGCGCATGCCGTCGAGCAGGCGCAGGGCCCCCTGCGCGATCAGATAGAGCAGCGCCACGGCGACCGCGGCGCCGGCGATCACCGCGGCGGTCAGGGGCAGACTGCGTGCCTGCAGGCCGACGATGACGAGCAGCGCGATACAGGCCGCGCCGCGCAGTCCGCGTGCCGCCAGGGTCGCGGTCTCGGCGTGCTGGAACACGCGCATCGGCGAGACATCGCGTACCGCCAGGATCGACGGCATCGCGAAGCCCACCAGCAGCACGGCACCGAGCAGCGCCGCCTGCGCCGCCGGCCACCACGACGCGGGCGGCGGCAGTCCGGCATCGAAGAGCGCGCCGGCGGCACCCGCGATCACCGCCTGCCCGCCCCAGGCCACGCCCAGCCCCAGCGTGATGCCGCCGAGGCCCAGCGCCCCCATCAGCGCCAGCAGCGCGCGCCCGACGAAGGCGCGCGAGGCACCCAGCACCCGCAGCAGCGCAGCCTCGTCGCGCAGGCTGCGGCCGAAGCCGTCGGCCGCGATCATGGCCGCGGCGGCGGCCAGCACCAGCGCGCAGACCACGGTGAGATCCAGGAAGCGGTCGGCGCGGTCCATGGCGGCGGCCAGCTCGCGCCGGGCCTCGGTGGGCGTCACCATCTCCACGCCGGCGGCGTCGGCGGCCGCGCGCACGGCGTCGAGCGCTTCGGCCGGACCGGCGAGCTGCAGCGCGTAGGCGACGCGAGCGCCCGGGCCGGTGAGTCCGGCGCGCTCGAGATCGTCGTGGTGCAGCATCAGGCGCGGCGCGAGCTCGCGGAAGCCGCCGCCGCGATCGGGCTCGAAGGTGAGCACGCCCGCCACGCGCAGCGCCGCGCCGCCGACCTGGACCTCGGCACCCGGCGACAGCCCGAGCTCGGCCCACAGCCGGCTGTCGACGTAGACCGTCCCGGGCCGAGGCGCCGCAGCCGGTGCGGCCTCCCCGAACGGGCGCCCGGCGGTGCGCAGGCCGCTGCGCAGCGGGTAGTCGTCGCCGACGGCCTTGAGCGAAGCCAGCGCCGAACGCTCGGAGGGACCGAACACCACGCTCGGCATGCTGACGATGGGCGCGGTGCGCAGGCCGGCGTCCCGCGCGACCCCGGCGAGCGCGTCGGGAATGGGGCGGCGCGCCTGCAGCAGCGCATCGGCGCCGATGCTCTCGCCGCTCTGCGCCACCAGTGCCGCGCGCACGCGCTCGGAGAACAGCCCCACCGAACCGGCCGAGCCCACCGCCACCGCCAGCGCGGCCACCAGCAGCAGGGCGCCGTGCTGGCGCCAGCCGTGGCGGGCGCGGCGCAGCGCGTAGCGCAGCGGCGAAGCGGTGGCGTTCATTCGGCGATGCGGCCGTCGACGAGGGTCATGCGGCGCTGGCACCGTGCCGCCAGCTGCGGGTCGTGCGTCACCAGCACCAGCGTCGTGCCCGCCTCGCGGTTGAGCGCGAACAGCAGCTCGATGATCTGGCCGCCGGTGTCGCCGTCGAGGCTGCCGGTGGGCTCGTCGGCGAAGAGGATGCCCGGACCGGTGACCCAGGCGCGTGCCAGCGCCACGCGCTGCTGCTCACCGCCGGAGAGCTGGTGCGGGTAGTGTCCGGTGCGCCGGGCGAGGCCGACGCGCGCCAGTGCCTCCTCGGCGCGCTGGCGCGCGTCGCGCAGGCCGGCGAGCTCGGCCGGCAGCATGACGTTCTCGAGGGCCGTGAAGCCGCCCAGCAGCTGGAAGGACTGGAACACGAAGCCGACCCGGCTGGCGCGAGCCGCCGCCCGGGCTTCCTCGTCCATGGCGCTGATCTCGGCGCCGTCGAGCACCACGCGGCCGCTCGTGGGCGAGTCGAGGCCGGCGAGCAGCGCCAG from Algiphilus sp. harbors:
- a CDS encoding malate dehydrogenase; translated protein: MADPVRIAITGAAGQIAYSLIFRIASGDMLGKDQPVILQLLDIPDAMEKLRGTVMEVEDCAFPLVQGITASSDPNEAFSDISYALLVGARPRGPGMERKDLLQANAKIFSVQGKALSDNARSDVRVLVVGNPANTNALITASNAPKIDPRQITAMMRLDHNRAASQLANKTGSHVNDIEKLIVWGNHSSTQYPDISHCTIDGKAAKNLVDQNWIESDFIPTVQQRGAAIIKARGASSAASAASAAIDHMRDWALGSNGKWVSMGIPSDGSYGIAPGVVYSYPVLCEGGDYAIVQDLPVDEFSRGRMTETETELREERGAIEDLLG
- a CDS encoding FtsX-like permease family protein, with protein sequence MNATASPLRYALRRARHGWRQHGALLLVAALAVAVGSAGSVGLFSERVRAALVAQSGESIGADALLQARRPIPDALAGVARDAGLRTAPIVSMPSVVFGPSERSALASLKAVGDDYPLRSGLRTAGRPFGEAAPAAAPRPGTVYVDSRLWAELGLSPGAEVQVGGAALRVAGVLTFEPDRGGGFRELAPRLMLHHDDLERAGLTGPGARVAYALQLAGPAEALDAVRAAADAAGVEMVTPTEARRELAAAMDRADRFLDLTVVCALVLAAAAAMIAADGFGRSLRDEAALLRVLGASRAFVGRALLALMGALGLGGITLGLGVAWGGQAVIAGAAGALFDAGLPPPASWWPAAQAALLGAVLLVGFAMPSILAVRDVSPMRVFQHAETATLAARGLRGAACIALLVIVGLQARSLPLTAAVIAGAAVAVALLYLIAQGALRLLDGMRRSGAAGAAWRLGLANLARRRRASAGLASALGLVLLALLLMAIVRGEMLSQWRASLPAGTPNIFLVNVQHAQRDALADFLADRGLADVRLWPMARGRLVGLRGEQVSVDDFDDPETQRWINRDFNLSWSAALPPDNRLTDGQWWRDDAHGEPLLSADDYAVERLDVAIGDTMTLRFAGRDITFTVANLREVQWDSFRPNFFLMTTPGALDPERVPVSWLTSFHLSGERGALLRALVERFPNVTPIDIDALLEQVRAVIDRIVQALAFLLAFALAAGVLVLLAAIETSRTEREQEVALLRALGARRHFVARTLLVEYGVLGATAGAIATAIAQLVAWQLAARVFDMPFAMPLWPWLAGPLGGGLLVGAMGWLALRGVTMVAPDRVLRLQG
- a CDS encoding ATP-binding cassette domain-containing protein, giving the protein MHPIIVSENLCKSVSSGAQKLDILRGVDIAVHPGETVSIVGASGSGKTTLLALLAGLDSPTSGRVVLDGAEISAMDEEARAAARASRVGFVFQSFQLLGGFTALENVMLPAELAGLRDARQRAEEALARVGLARRTGHYPHQLSGGEQQRVALARAWVTGPGILFADEPTGSLDGDTGGQIIELLFALNREAGTTLVLVTHDPQLAARCQRRMTLVDGRIAE